One Vicia villosa cultivar HV-30 ecotype Madison, WI linkage group LG5, Vvil1.0, whole genome shotgun sequence genomic window, TGCCCTCTTGAGGCCAGGAGATGAGGTaacagttttttttcttcttgtgatATTCTATACTTTTCATTCTTTACCAGAAGTTTAGCTCTTTAGTTGTGAAATGTTTTCCTATTGAATTTGTAACTGGAATAAGGTTTTTAGACTGATATAGCAATCAGCTTTTGGCAGTTGCTGGTGCTCCTTATGACACTTTAGAGGAAGTAATTGGGAAACGGGACTCTGGTGGTTTGGGTTCCCTCCAAGATTTTGGGGTGAAATACCGAGAAGTTCCGGTATGCAACTTATTCGTAATTAATAATTTTCTAGATCTAACTCATTAGTCTTCTTTATGACGCTTCCTTGAGATTTTTTCATCAGCTTGCTGAGGATGGTGGACTTGACTGGAATGCGCTGATGAGTGCTGTTAAACCCGAAACAAAATGTGCACTCATACAGAGGTCATGTGGTTATTCTTGGCGTCAGAGTTTGAGTGTTAATGACATAGGGAGAGCGATTCAAATTATCAAGGTAAGAGTCATAGTTGTGCTCTTTTCTTTTAAACAGTAACTTTATGCTTCGAAGCTGATATTATTGCTCTGTGACTTGTCCTTGAATGTTCAGAAGCAAAATCCTGAGTGTTCAGTCATGGTGGACAATTGCTATGGTGAACTTGTGGAAGGCATTGAACCTCCGATGGTGGTAAGTTGTAATGTGCTACTGTATGTATTGCTTTATTCCAAGGATGTGCAGCATCACATTTCTACATTGGTCGGCAGGGTGCAGATTTGATGGCGGGCAGTTTGATCAAGAATCCTGGTGGAACAATTGCACCATGTGGTGGATATGTTGCTGGGAAAAAGAAACTGGTTGAAGCAGCTGCAGCGCGTCTTTCTGCACCTGGGCTTGGTGTGGATTGTGGTTCAACTCCCGGTGATATCATGAGGGCCTTTTTCCAGGGATTGTTTCTTTCACCTCAAATGGTTGGGGAAGCAATCAAGGTACCATATTCTTCATttcattataatatattatttgctTATATCTGGTAGtgaaactttccatttttttaCTAGGGTTCCTTCCTGATTGCTGAAGTTTTGGCATCTAAAGGTTATAAAGTGCAGCCACTCCCTCGAGTCCCCCGATGTGATACTGTTCAGGTTTTCCTGCTTAATCTTTGCTATTTTTCTTTCTAGATGAAACAGGCATCTGATTTTTAATTTTGATGTGAAGTTATTAGTAGTACTATCAAAATCATGTTTCTGGTAGAAAAGCTGTTCTTGATGTAAGCAAAAACCAATCACTTAGGTGTTTCTTTCAGTTTCAAGATATAATTATATATAGAAGATAATTATTCCAATGATAGCTTAAATTAATCTTCACTGCCAATAGGCTGTACAGCTTGGAAGCCATGAGCGCCTCCTTGCTTTCTGTGAGGCTGTTCAAAGAAGTTCTCCCGTGGGATCATACACCAAACCAATTGCGGGTACCTCTCCTGGATATGCGTCAGAGGTCTGCTCACATTAACCTCTACAGCCCCCTCCCAAACTTATTATATTTCGGTTCTTGTATGATGCTCATTATTACTTTGCGATCTTAAGTCCTAAGAGATATTAATAACTCTTAGATATCGATCTTCTCAGGTGATCTTTGCCGATGGAACCTTCATTGACGGGAGTACTAGTGAGCTTTCATGTGATGGACCTCTTAGAGAACCATTTGCTGTATTTTGCCAGGTGTTTTGGTTATGTATCAAATAATAATTTACTACCAATGATATGAATATGATTCACTATTACACAATACATATTAACTAAATTTATTTTACAAATGCAGGGAGGCACTCATTGGACTCAATGGGGACTGGTCCTTGGAGAAGTTTTGAAATCTATATGATGGAATCTAAATTTCAGTAAGTTAATACTGCATGATATGACCTTCAGAGGACAGCATGACTAAGATTGGTACAAATACAGTTAAGGCCAGGGTGGAAAAGAAATGTTTATCGAAAAATACGAACTAACTGTGACTAAATCTGGTGCAGCAAGCCAAATGATGTAGATTTTGAAATTTTGGGTGAGAAAATAGATTTTGTATAGTAATATTCTTTGAAGTTTATGCATGTGTGTAAAATCTGAAAAATCTTAATATCTTATGATGTTTAATGCATTAATCAGTAAGTGTTTGGGAATAGTGAGTTTTGTATATGATTTAGGATGTTCAGTAATGTGTTAATTTAGAAACCATGATAAGAACTGCTTTGCCCGCAATAGTATGTCGTGTGAACCTTATTTGTAAGTATCATGATATAATTAGGAATGTTCGTGGTTCGGTTTAGATCGGTTTTAAGATAAAAAGTCATCCGATTCAAAGATAAATTTATTAGCGGTTCGGTTTTGGATGATATATTAAAAACAATCTGATCCGATCCAATTTCATGCACTTTAATTTAGATCGATCTTTGGAtatctaaattataaattatatttttattaatattataaaaatactaataaatcataAGTTTGATATAATATAAAACATTAAATATACTATATTAAAACTTAATATTACAAAATGAAAATGATTGGTGAtggttgaaataaaaaaaaatagattaaatcAAACTAATAAATACAATTAAAAAGATAATTATCACTTCATAGGGAGAATTACTGTTTGATCCCCGCAACTGTGATCGAAAGGAGACTGAAATCACTTGATGTCAGAACTAACATCCGAACCGGACTATATCGGTGGtgaaaaaccaaaataaataaataaattaattataaaaatatatacaagtgGTTCGGTTTTGatcgattttgaaaaatcaattcgAAATCTGATCCAAACTGAGCGGTTTTCACAAAATGACATCCAAATACATCcaataaatttcaatttttttaatcgatttgcggtttttatttgaattggtttggttttgaacacccataTATGTAATGCGTCTCTTTCTCATGACATAGCTAGAAGAATAAGTGTTTATATACTTTGGGAATATCTTAAGCCACTCATATACAACCACTCATATACCTTCTTAGGGGCCTCTGGCGTAATTTATTTTTTGTCTCcaaaattcggagatgcatctctgaaaatacCGCTAATAAAACGAAATATGGTGTGTTGAGATATTTCAGATATCTATATCTGAAAATACCTAAAACTAAAAATTGAGTGCATTCGAATATGCATGTTCAAAAAATATTTTCGAATTTTCAGAAATCTTTTTCAATGTATAAAGGTTTATCAAGAGATTCCCGTGTACTTTTGTGTGACGATGTAGAGAGAATGTGTCATACATATTCACACCTAAAATTCCAACGTATcctcatttttcttcttttctcataATTTCACCTTCTATTAGAGATAAGGTTCTCTAGTTAGTTGTGGCTGTGGTTAGTTCTGTTATTAGTTTGTTACAACCGATTGTATAGTATGGTGTAACTAACTTTTCTATCAGCTCTAGCATATATACTAAGTTGTGTATTGTTTCAAGGTAAATGAATtgaatcacattgctaaatcttcTTCTTGTTGCCTTCCAATTCACTGAGTGAGGAATGAATTGTAAACCTTTCTCTTCTAACATGGTATCAGCGGTTCCGATCGCCTACGCTTCCGTCACTTCCACATTGTGATTTCGTTTCATTCACCATGCgcttcactctctctctctctaacccTTGTTGAATCAGCTTCATAGTGCTCCCATGGCGTCTGAAAATCCTGAATCGGTGACGCAAAGCCAAGATTTCTCATCGACGTTTGGTGCGACGAAATCCAATACTTTTGGTCTGAAACTCTCCATCAAATTGCAAGAGAACAACTACCTACTATGGAATCAACAGGTTAAAGGTGTGATCCTTGCACAAAAAAAGCACAAACTCGTCGTCAATCCGCAAATCCCTCAGAAATATAAAACGGCTCAAGATCGTCTTTCAGGTGAGATTTTTGATGAATATGAATCTTGGATAGCTCAGGATCAAGCAGTGTTTATTTGGCTTCTTTCTACAATTTCTGAATCTGTGCTACCTCGTGTTCTTGCGTGCAAACATGCGTTTGAGATCTAGGATAAAATTCACTAGTTCTTTAACGCTCAAATGAAAGCTAGGGTTAGACAGTTACGTGTGGAACTAAAATCCACAAAGAAAGGCAATAGATCAATCACGGAATTCGTTCTCCGAATCAAAGCTATTGCCAATTCTCTTCTAGCTGTTGGAGAATCCATTACTAAACAAGATCAAATTGATGCCATTCTCGAAGGACTTCCTGAGGAATTCAATCCCTTCGTGATGCAAATGTATGGTTGTCCTGTGCCACCTACGTTGTGCGATGTTGAGGCTCTTCTCTATGTACAGGAGGCACAGTTAGACAAATTTCTCCAAGAACTCGTGGCTTCAACAATTGCAGCAAATATTGCTCACACCAACCTTGAAGAATCTGGCTCCAGAGGAGCATACTCAAGTGGTCGTGGCAACAGATTCACTCGCGGATGAGGACGTGGCCGTGGAAGATCCACATCTCGTAATCGACCAACTTGCCAACTTTGTGGCAAGTATGGACACTCTGTATCAACCTGCTGACACAGATTTGATGAGAATTACATGCCTCCAGAAAACAACAACAATCAGTCCAACACTGCTTCCAAACGGGACACTAGCATAGAATCTCCAAAGAGCTCTCAAGCTATGGCTATGATGGATACTACTCAGGAGTACTCTCTTCCTTCAGAGCTTGAATCACAAGTCTGGTTTGCTGACTCAGGTGCCTCTCATCACTTAACTCCTTTTGCACACCTTTTACACACAAAACACAAGTATAGTGGTCCTAACAAAGTCTGTGTTAGTAATGGCCAAACCCTTAATATTCAGTCTATTGGATCTATTCACTTTAAATCTCAAACTAAGTCTGGTCATAACTTAGATCTCATAGATGTGCTTCATGTTCCTTCAATCACTAAAAACCTGTTGTCTGTTTCTAAACTGTCTAGTGATAACAATGTCATGTTTCAGTTTTTCCCTAACAAATGTTATATTATATCTCAGGCTTCTAAACAAGTGATTGTTGAAGGAGCCCTGGATGAGTGTGGTTTGTATTTCTTTCCTCAACTATCTCAGGATCTTACAAGGGCTCACAAAGTTGGTCACAATCACAAACAGTCCTCGGGTATTCATAGCTATGTAGCTTCCAATATTTATGTTCCTAGGTCTGTTCTTACTAGTACTTCTTGTAATAATGCCACACTTTGGCATCACAGATTAGGTCACACAAATTACAATTTTGTTGCTcatattttgaagctttgtaatATTCCTAATGCTAATAAACATAGTATTGATTCTTGTACTTCTTGCAATTTGGGCAAAACCCATAGACTTTATGCTCTTTTAACTAGTAGAGTCTATAAAAGTCCCTTTGATGTGATTTATACTGACCTATGGGGTCCTTCCCCTAATCCTTCTAGTTCTGGCTATAGGTACTATATTGCCTTTGTAGATGGTCATTCCAAGTACACATGGCTATACTTTCTTAAACAAAAATCTGAAGCCCTAGCATCCTTTAAACTGTTCTTTACATTTGTTCAAACTCAGTTTGGGACAGTTATTAAGGCTGTACAATCTGATTTTGGTGGTGAATTTCGAACTTTTATCAAATATCTAGCAGAACTTGGCATTACACATAGGCTAACATGCCCTCACACATCACACCAAAATGGaagtgttgaaagaaaacatAGGCAAATTGTTGAAATGGGTCTCACTCTTCTGGCTCATGCATCCTTGCCTACAGATTATTGGGATCATAGCTTTGCCACATATGCCTATCTAATTAACAGGCTCCCTACCATTGCTCTTCCTAAAGCTACCTCTCCCTTATATGCCATGTATGCTAAGCAGCCAGATTTTAAGTCCTTAAGGGTGTTTGGTTGTTCTTGCTTCCCTCTACTGAGACCTTTTAATAAACACAAACTCCAAATGAGGAGTCAAGAATGCATCTATCTTGGAGTGTCCCCTCAACATAAGGGCTACAAATTCCTAAGCAAGGAGGGTAGGATCTATATCTCTAAAGATGTCAAATTCAATGAGTTCCATTTTCCCTATCCCACTATGTTTCCAGCTCATGCACCAGTGGCTGCTCCACCAAATTTAAATACTCTGTCTTTTCCTTCATCTGCTAGGACAAACCTATTCACCTCTATTGGTGTTACTTTATCTGGTCAATTCAGTGACTTACCTCAAAACACAGAGGTACCAAACTCAACCAGTCTGGCTTCCCCTGTTAACAACTCTGGTCCCACATTACCAGCAAGTCAGCCAAATTCTCTCATGTCTCCCTCTGCACAATTACCACTGAGTAATAATGTGCCTTTTGTACCAAGTGACCAGATTCCCATTAATAACACTAGTCAAAATTCAGTTGTGTCACAATATCCTGAGGATAATACTCAGCATATCACAATAGATAATTTCACTCACCCTTCACCCAATTATCCTGAGGATAATAATATCTCCCATTCTATTCTCTCTTCACCTGAAAAATCACCATAACTCTCAAGACACCAACTTGGTTCCTAACTCAACTGAATCTGTTACTTCCTCCATGTCTCCTTCAATTCACTCATCTCACTCTCCCATCAATGTTCCTATTAACAATCATCCTTATTAACAacttgcttttttattaataaaatatttcaatccaatttttttcgtattttaaaTGCCATTCattatcaacttatatttttctcCCTTCCATTTCATATTCTCCTATGGTCTTTCCTCTCCGTTCTCTTTCTTAATTTCGGCCTCTTTCACTACTCTCCCTCACGGCCCACCATTTTTCAGAAAATGATCCACACCgtattaagaaatgtggttgaatCTAACTCAATCCTACAAAATCAGCTAATATGGTGAGGATTTCCCTTAGGAGTGACAAAACGGGCTGTGGCCCGCCGGGCAGGCCCGCGTATCCGTCAAAAAATAGCGGGTTGGATTGAGATTTTAGGCTCGTTGCCCGCCTAAGCTCGTCCCGCCTCCCGCCATAGTCCGCcctgccaaagcccgccgctcaatcaaaattcattctttttttagttaattctagtatttctaattattgattattttattttatacatttatttgaaaaatctaattaaaatgaaaaaaagtaTATTAATCTATTAATCTAGTAAAATCTAATTATTGATTCTTTTTTTGGCAGGCATacggcggggcggggcgggtcgtccgctttgccacccctaattgcccccacttataagcacatgatccggccatatattgtccgatgtgggactcttaacacactccCTCACACCCAAGACGAAAACCATAATAGAtagcccaccggatcttaaaacGAGGCTCTGATATCATACTACGAAATATGGTTGGGcataactcaaccctacaaaaccggctagtAGGGTGAGGAAGGACTAGACAACATGTGATAATACCCATTATTCTCTCCCTTCCCATTCGTCTTTCTTTGTAActcatttgttttgtgtttcttcttcttcttcaatgatTGCATGTTAAAGTTAGAGTTTATAAACAAagtttttccttctttttcttcttcctaaTTTTAAAGCTTTTGTTTTTCAGGTTGTTTTGCTCTGATCTTTATATTCTTAACTTTGTTTTTCAAAGACATAAAAATTCTCCATTCAAAGTGAAACTTTTATTAAAACAATACTTTAAGCTTCGTAATTATACTTTGTTCATTtaggattaaaaaaaaaaaaaacctttactTCATATTTTCACTAGCTTtgaatgattttgtttttttaggtGCCAATATTCTTATCTTTTTGAGTTTACACCTTTTTATTCGTCTTTAGCTACCTTTTCATCTTTGCATGTAACATTATTGTCACCTTTTTGTACAAAAATCAAGTCAAAACCACACCTTACCTTCAAAAGAATATTCTgaggttttaaaatataatttatttttatgtgtcttttttaattattataattgtatttatattttaaatttgagctcatttttaaaattatccCTTAAGAAGTTTTCTACGTCCTTCATCTTAGTTGAGATGCAGAGTAATATATGGAACTTATTGTTTTATCAAATTTCTATAACTTTTTGTCTGTTCATGCTAAATTGTTACTTCCATTAATTTGTTTTTGCAGTATGAACAACTTAACAAGTACCCTTTAGAAGAAATAATCTTAcaaaattactttttaaaaaataatacatgATAATTCAGTATATATTAAACAAATCTATGTCTgccttatattaaaaaaaacatttaagtacaatttttttttttgagaagtacaatttttttaatcattattaatttcaaatcaaaattgaattaataacaaaatcacaaaatttgaaagattatatatcaaaataaataaataaataactaaatttatttttcaaaatcaaattattaaaattaaaaatcattatttttctATGAATAAAACATTCAACTTGGACTCAAAAAATTGTGCATCTAATGTTGAACccaacataaaataataataaaatttcctTTAAATAGTAATTACaaaatagaaattttaaaaaattatattcataCCATTGATAGACTAATATACTTAAGAGAATAAAtttagttttacactgtcagtgtaaaatagttttacacactgtgtaaaatagttttacactgtcaactaatAACAATCATGAATCAGGACactgaaaaattttaaaaaatttatatgactTGGCAGAACGTTATATTCTAATTGAATAAcaatgtaaaacttttttacactgttgGTGCATGACCATTAAATAACATCAATGTGTCAAGTTTAGTAAGATGACACATCTACCATTAAATAACATCAATGTGTCAAGTTTAGTAAGATGACACATCTACCATTAAATAACATCAATGTGTCAAGTTTAGTAAGATGACACATCTAACAAGGCTTTAACACAAATCTGTATAACAAAATTCAGCGTTGAATTTAAAGCTGACATCATATAGATCATATTTATAAAATCTAACATTAATcaaaaatcatttgatatgtcaaCGAGATCCATAAAAATTGATGTCTTACAAAATTTTAACAAAACCATTAATTTTGATTATCTCGTTaatatatcaaataatttttaattgatgtaaaatttcataaattgatTCAAACACAACTATACtattaccaaaaaaataattttgtttataacgaaataaaataatatttataaatagttGAAACATTCATTGAGGGTTATATAATaaggaaaatatattttaaatcaattcttAAAATTTGGATAATCaatagataaaataaatattaaatataaattctaCGTTGtgtgtttttagatttttttggcGATAATAATATCATACTCCTTTTAATTTTTActataaaaaattttattttttaaatacatgCCTAATCAACGTATCTTATCATCTCATCCATACATAGTTTAGATAATTTgattattcaaattatttaaaaataaactttaatagTAAAGATTAGAGagaatattttaaatcaaaatctaAAAATTAGAAAATCAAATCAATATTCCACATAGATtctattttatgtgtttttaggTTTTAGGGCCTTAAGAGTTATAAGCCTACCTCCAATAccaaaaaattactttataagtcCTTattcataaaaaagaaaaaagaaaaaactcaatgaattttagaaaataattttttttactagagaagtaatttaaaatatatatatatattcagctTATAACTATCACTCCATAACCGAAGCCACTTTTTCACTCTTTTCCTCAACTGGTTCCACCTTCTCTTTTTCCTGAATTTTGGTTACATTCAAACTCTCACAACGAAAAATAACAAAGCtaagataaaaccctaattattccaAATTCTCACACATTAAAGGTTAACTCTCTTCCCTCTGTCTCTTACAATCCCACACAATTTCTACTCTTTTTTGTTCATTGTTTTCAATTCAACAATTATTCCAACCATTACTTAGCAATTAATCAAAAGCCCTTAATGTTAACATGATTGTCGATTACGTTAAtgtttttgtcatgtttttttaTTGCCTTATTCTTCGTTTAACTTAGGAAGTTTGAACTGCAATGTTGTAGTTAAACACATTCATGTTCTAAACCTTGTAATTGTTTCTATTAATGTTTTTGTTAGTTCTTGAGTATTGCTGATAACGTTAACACTAAAGACTACAAGACAATGGTATTGTCTCATGGGAATGCACACTCCCACACTGCAAAGATGGAACAGATAATCACTGAATTTTTCGCGAAAACTCTTCACATCATACTTGAATCAAGGGCACTTTCCGCGTCTTCGCGTAATTCCTATGGTGGTGGTGATAGATCAGATTCATCACCGTGTTCGTCTTCTTCGCCCTCGCCTAGTGTGAGACCGAGGGATAAATGGTTCAATTTGGCACTCCGGGAGTGTCCTGCGGCGTTGGTCAATATTAACAATCTTGAATGCCTTATCATTGATGTGATTTTGGTTCATAGGTCTCTAGATTTCGACCCCATGACCCCAAAAAGGGTTCTTCCTAGGAGTTCTTCACGGAAAGAAAGATATCCACTTTGCTACATTAGGGAAGAAGTAGGGGTTGATGCAAAGAGTGAAAAGATTGTAGAGAGGTGGGTTGTGCAATATGAGAATAGGAAGATAAAGGATTCTAATTCGGGAACTAGGAGGTGGAGCAATTTTTTGTTGCAAAACTTGTATAAGAAATTAacgaacatgttgagatctttgTATGCCAAAGTTAGACTTTTACCTGCCTATAAAATTTTCAAAGATCTTAGTTCGTCTGCAGAGATTCGTCCCTTTACCCTTGCTCATTGCGTGTCTTCTTTTGTTGAGCCGTTCACACTAAAAGAAGAGTCTGAAATGATGAAATATAGGTTTACTCCTGTGGATACTTCTTCTGGTAGGCTCTGCCTTGAAGTGATGTATTGCCCCTTGACCTCAAATTTGATCGGTTATCCGTTATCTTTGTTCTCTCGAGTTATTCCTGACTATGTTGGAAGCCCGTTGGCAGATCCATCAAGGAAGCTCCCATTGTTTCCTTTGGAAGGAGTTCCATGTCATGGCTCTCCATCGGCAAGGCGACATAGTTCCAATTTTGATGATTGTAAAGCCTCGTCTACTTCCATcactgatccatctttgccaaaATCACACGTATCCGTGTCTAATTCAAGTTCATGTATTTTTCCACCTGGAAGTTTGGCTCCTTCAATTCAGAAAAATGGTGCAAGTATTGATGATGGTTTTAATCCCTCTCCATCACCTTCAACCTACTATACTTGTTCTTCATCATCCACTACACTTTTAGGATCTGAAGCTGTTAATTCCTCCGGATACACCGATAGAAGTACAAATGTGATGCAAAGTGGAGCAACTGCTGAGAAGGTAAGTTGTATGATGTTAATCATTCTAAACATTTTATCAAGTTCATGCATATTTGATTTGTTAATAATGCATTATATATTCTTTCTACAGGTATTTTCTCTAGGAAAAGTAGAAAGTTTGCGGCGTAGTTTGATTTCCAGTAGGTCTTACCGGAATGATTTTGATGGTACTGATATTAGTTGTCCATTTGACGTGGATTATGATGATATGAAAGGTACAGGAAGCAGGTAATTCTGATTGAAACTCACTAGCATTTCTTGCTTTTTGTTTTTATGCTATACTTTATACATGATTAGTATATAAGTAAATAAACATTACCGTctaagtaaattttttttttcattgcaAATATTTTACTCACATACGATTAAACCATTTGTATAATCACGAACAACCACGGTGGCCTTATCATGGTAACATTTGTACCACGGTGGCCTTATCATGGTaacatttgtatatttttttctcAAGAAATCATATTCGGTTACAAAAAGATAGGAAAGAATCTCAATATATAACAAGGATG contains:
- the LOC131607596 gene encoding uncharacterized protein LOC131607596 isoform X2; the protein is MRALTCTLSAYPAHPVPTSISTATVSYTPRLSIPVNPFVPEVVKAVDSLHSEFRAVDNLVAYNSTRVLKAFHNARLGSHHFGGSTGYGHDEAGGREALDQAFAEIVGAESAIVRSQFFSGTHAITCALFALLRPGDELLAVAGAPYDTLEEVIGKRDSGGLGSLQDFGVKYREVPLAEDGGLDWNALMSAVKPETKCALIQRSCGYSWRQSLSVNDIGRAIQIIKKQNPECSVMVDNCYGELVEGIEPPMVGADLMAGSLIKNPGGTIAPCGGYVAGKKKLVEAAAARLSAPGLGVDCGSTPGDIMRAFFQGLFLSPQMVGEAIKGSFLIAEVLASKGYKVQPLPRVPRCDTVQAVQLGSHERLLAFCEAVQRSSPVGSYTKPIAGTSPGYASEVIFADGTFIDGSTSELSCDGPLREPFAVFCQVFWEALIGLNGDWSLEKF
- the LOC131607596 gene encoding uncharacterized protein LOC131607596 isoform X1, translated to MRALTCTLSAYPAHPVPTSISTATVSYTPRLSIPVNPFVPEVVKAVDSLHSEFRAVDNLVAYNSTRVLKAFHNARLGSHHFGGSTGYGHDEAGGREALDQAFAEIVGAESAIVRSQFFSGTHAITCALFALLRPGDELLAVAGAPYDTLEEVIGKRDSGGLGSLQDFGVKYREVPLAEDGGLDWNALMSAVKPETKCALIQRSCGYSWRQSLSVNDIGRAIQIIKKQNPECSVMVDNCYGELVEGIEPPMVGADLMAGSLIKNPGGTIAPCGGYVAGKKKLVEAAAARLSAPGLGVDCGSTPGDIMRAFFQGLFLSPQMVGEAIKGSFLIAEVLASKGYKVQPLPRVPRCDTVQAVQLGSHERLLAFCEAVQRSSPVGSYTKPIAGTSPGYASEVIFADGTFIDGSTSELSCDGPLREPFAVFCQGGTHWTQWGLVLGEVLKSI
- the LOC131607598 gene encoding autophagy-related protein 13b-like, whose product is MVLSHGNAHSHTAKMEQIITEFFAKTLHIILESRALSASSRNSYGGGDRSDSSPCSSSSPSPSVRPRDKWFNLALRECPAALVNINNLECLIIDVILVHRSLDFDPMTPKRVLPRSSSRKERYPLCYIREEVGVDAKSEKIVERWVVQYENRKIKDSNSGTRRWSNFLLQNLYKKLTNMLRSLYAKVRLLPAYKIFKDLSSSAEIRPFTLAHCVSSFVEPFTLKEESEMMKYRFTPVDTSSGRLCLEVMYCPLTSNLIGYPLSLFSRVIPDYVGSPLADPSRKLPLFPLEGVPCHGSPSARRHSSNFDDCKASSTSITDPSLPKSHVSVSNSSSCIFPPGSLAPSIQKNGASIDDGFNPSPSPSTYYTCSSSSTTLLGSEAVNSSGYTDRSTNVMQSGATAEKVFSLGKVESLRRSLISSRSYRNDFDGTDISCPFDVDYDDMKGTGSRKSNDAAVGTLVDMLKKARPLHQDLYSSKHHSLHCVGMRRPAIPTLRANLTTKPNDVSIGSRKTTRDALEEYEDYLEIKKWLVSKPQI